Within Scyliorhinus torazame isolate Kashiwa2021f chromosome 9, sScyTor2.1, whole genome shotgun sequence, the genomic segment ATCTTTGAATTTTCAGATGGTTGATAATCAATATGCAGCATTGAATGTTTCTTGTGTGTAATCTATTTCCTTACCTCCTTAAAGGTGACACTCTTTATTTCTCGGGAATTGACATGATCCAAGGAACGCCAGTACTGGACATTAAGCCGTACATTCCAGATTACGACACAGCTAAGGCTGACCCACCACAAAACAACTGCCAACCACATCAGGAGATTCTAGTGCCAGATGAGCAATGTCAAGATATAACCATTCCAATCACTGGGCCAGTAACTATGGAGAGTGGGGATAAGGTGCCAGCCCATATTAAGGTGGCTTCAGAGACAGCAGGGCATTGTTTTACTGAGTGGGTGCAACATGCTCCTGGAGATGCCATACACCCATTCAGAAAGACAGATGGTAATGTTCTTGAGGGAGAAGACCAGCCCCCCATGCATGTAGGAAGTACAATTTCAGCCTGCATTATAGACAAAACCACAGACAGAGAGGAGTGTTACAGTTGTGAGCTAAAAACTGAAAAAGCGGGTGGATTTGCTGGAAAGGAGGATGTTTCTGATGAAAGCGCACTCTCAGCTGTGGAGAAAATCAAATGTCAGCTGTTTCACAGTGATAGAAACCAAGTCACTGCAGAAGGCAAAATTATTTGCTTGGAGTCTGAGCAGTCAAGTGCTGCCACCCTCTGTCAGAATAAATGGCCAGAGGACCTTGATGCTGCGAACCAGTCATCCCACAGTGCTATTGCGACGTGGATCAAACAATCACCTGTAACTCCCTTGCACGTTCGATTCACTCCTCATGCAGAATTGGATCTGAAGCAGTTTCAGGCTCCAAGTGGGACAGGTAGGAATGGTGTTACACTGCTTGTAACTAATAATAAAACCAGCAGCCAGAACTCAAATCTTAGCATTCAAATGTAACACCTACTGAGTTGTAAACTAAAGCATTGTAAGACACATGGGGGTCATTTGATCCATTGTGCCTATGTCAGTTGTTTTGGTAGAGTTTGCCGATTGATTCCactaactctttccccccccccctccgctgctctttcaccatagccctgtaattgttaacccttcaagtctttaatccaatttctttttgaaagttactattgtgtCTGTCCCCTTGCAGTcagcgcattccagatcttaaGCCAGACtgctgcattttaaaaaaaaaaaagtttcctcATGTTGCCTCAGGTTATTTTGCCAATAACCGTGACTCCATGTTCTCTGATTATCAAACCCCTTACCACTGGAAACAATTTCTCATTATTTACTCTGTCAAAAAAAACCTGTCAAACAGATTTTGAACCCCTCTGTTAAATTTCTCTTTAACCTTCACTGCTCTAAGGAGACTAACCCCAGCGTCTCCACACTTAACCAAAGTGCCTCactcctggaaccattctggtaaatctactctgcttCCTCTCTTAAGTTCTTGACATTCTTAAAGTGCATTGCTCAGGATTGGACAGAACTCCACACTGAGGCCGAATCAGAGTTTTATAAAGATTTTGCACACTTCCTTACTTCTGTACTCTACGACTATCTGTTTCTAAAACCaatgatcacagaatttacagtgcagaaggaggccattcggcccatcgagtctgcaccagcccttggaaagggcaccctacttaagcccacgccccccccatatccccataacccagcaatcccacctaacctttttggacactaatgtgcaatttaacacagccaatccacctaacctgcacactggagcacccggaggaaacccacacggggagaacgtggaaactca encodes:
- the trmo gene encoding tRNA (adenine(37)-N6)-methyltransferase isoform X1, with the protein product MGLDQFSHVWIIFVFHKNGHQSYKAKVKPPRLNGLKTGVFSTRSPHRPNAIGLTLVKLDRIEGDTLYFSGIDMIQGTPVLDIKPYIPDYDTAKADPPQNNCQPHQEILVPDEQCQDITIPITGPVTMESGDKVPAHIKVASETAGHCFTEWVQHAPGDAIHPFRKTDGNVLEGEDQPPMHVGSTISACIIDKTTDREECYSCELKTEKAGGFAGKEDVSDESALSAVEKIKCQLFHSDRNQVTAEGKIICLESEQSSAATLCQNKWPEDLDAANQSSHSAIATWIKQSPVTPLHVRFTPHAELDLKQFQAPSGTDPGKISLKYFQSVEEAKSAIVAVLSEDPRSIYRRKQCQDLLFYFTVDAAHITSWFGDDFAEILRIKPVKEKA
- the trmo gene encoding tRNA (adenine(37)-N6)-methyltransferase isoform X2, which translates into the protein MEARGLQRQAGALRTQLRQLRQQVNKDVHVHKKSIEDLHSLLNGLTKEPSQDCVAIRNQHDPVSLSLEKGNIRTVPIGYIESCFTAKNGTPRQPTICSLSRARLKISKIVFNNAEHSLMGLDQFSHVWIIFVFHKNGHQSYKAKVKPPRLNGLKTGVFSTRSPHRPNAIGLTLVKLDRIEGDTLYFSGIDMIQGTPVLDIKPYIPDYDTAKADPPQNNCQPHQEILVPDEQCQDITIPITGPVTMESGDKVPAHIKVASETAGHCFTEWVQHAPGDAIHPFRKTDGNVLEGEDQPPMHVGSTISACIIDKTTDREECYSCELKTEKAGGFAGKEDVSDESALSAVEKIKCQLFHSDRNQVTAEGKIICLESEQSSAATLCQNKWPEDLDAANQSSHSAIATWIKQSPVTPLHVRFTPHAELDLKQFQAPSGTDPGKISLKYFQSVEEAKSAIVAVLSEDPRSIYRRKQCQDLLFYFTVDAAHITSWFGDDFAEILRIKPVKEKA